Proteins encoded in a region of the Acidobacteriota bacterium genome:
- a CDS encoding GNAT family N-acetyltransferase, whose product MKTLLIRLAVHSERMELEHLQLRASLGNAGDRDALLAHPDAIELPTEQIVKGRVFVSEWQGTIVGFAAVEPRTDGDSELDALFVDPHMQRLGIGRALVEHCAEFARRQGSVALHVIGNPHAESFYAECGFKMIGTAETRFGQGLLMRKAV is encoded by the coding sequence ATGAAGACTCTTCTTATTCGCCTCGCGGTGCACTCCGAACGAATGGAACTTGAACACCTGCAACTGCGTGCATCGCTTGGGAATGCGGGCGACCGCGATGCTTTACTCGCTCATCCTGATGCGATTGAATTACCGACTGAACAAATCGTTAAAGGTAGAGTGTTCGTTTCGGAATGGCAAGGCACGATAGTCGGATTTGCGGCAGTCGAACCTAGGACAGACGGCGACAGTGAACTAGACGCTCTGTTTGTTGATCCCCATATGCAACGTCTTGGAATTGGACGAGCGTTGGTTGAGCACTGCGCCGAGTTCGCTCGCAGACAGGGCTCTGTTGCGCTACACGTTATCGGCAATCCGCATGCGGAGAGTTTTTATGCCGAATGTGGATTCAAGATGATCGGAACAGCGGAAACCCGCTTCGGGCAAGGACTGCTGATGCGGAAGGCTGTTTAA